GCGATGGACTGTGTCCGTACCGCGCTGCGTCATGGTGCAAGCCAGGCCACCTGCGCCTACCGCCGCGATGAAGCCAACATGCCGGGGTCAAAGAAAGAGGTCAAAAACGCGCGTGAGGAAGGGGCTAACTTTGAGTTCAACGTGCAGCCAGTCGATCTGGAACTGAGCGCGGAAGGTCGCGTCTGCGGTATCCGTTTCCTGCGCACGCAACTGGGCGAACCCGATGCCCAGGGACGCCGCCGTCCGGTGCCGATCGCAGGCAGCGAGTTTGTGATGCCGGCAGACGCTGTGATTATGGCGTTTGGTTTCCATCCACACGGGATGCCGTGGCTGGAGACCCATGGTGTGCAGGTGGATAGCTGGGGACGCATCGCGGCGAATGTCGAGAGCGCGTACCGTTACCAGACCAGTAATCCGAAGATCTTTGCCGGTGGCGATGCCGTTCGCGGTGCCGATCTGGTGGTCACCGCAATGGCGGAAGGACGCCATGCCGCGCAGGGGATCATCGACTGGCTGGGCGTTAATTCGGTTAAATCTCACTAACCAAATCCGGCTTCGCGGCGTAGTATGATTTCTCTTCTTACGCTGTGGAGCCGGTATGTCGCAAAAAATCACCCTCGTTAAAGACAAAATCCTATCTGATAACTATTTCATTCTGCGCAATATTACCTACGATCTGACCCGCGCGAACGGCGAAATTATCCGCCACAAACGAGAAGTGTACGATCGCGGTAATGGGGCAACGATCCTGCTGTACAACGCAGAGAAAAAGACCGTGGTGTTGATTCGTCAGTTCCGCGTGGCGACATGGGTAAATGGCAACGAAAGCGGGCAGTTGATTGAGACCTGCGCCGGATTACTGGACAACGATGAACCGGAAGCCTGCATTCGCAAAGAGGCCATTGAAGAGACGGGCTATGAAGTGGGTGAGGTGCGCAAACTCTTTGAGCTGTACATGTCTCCCGGCGGCGTGACGGAACTGATTCACTTTTTTATCGCCGAATACAGCGAAAGTCAGCGCGCTAATGCTGGCGGCGGCGTCGAAGATGAAGATATCGCCGTGCTGGAATTGCCGTTTACCCAGGCGCTGGAAATGATTAAAACCGGTGAGATACGAGACGGTAAGACCGTGTTATTGCTCAACTATTTGCAATCCTCGCATTTAATGGATTGATAAATAAGGGTTATATTTCTTTACGAATTATTGAATCTATCCGACAAATCCGATTGAGCATGGTCAACAGCACAACGAAGATACGACCTGTGTTGTTCGTTTGACTTCTGGGGTTATTACCGTCCATGCGCTATCGCGTTATTTTCCTTTTCCTGCTCGGTCTGATTCCGGTCCGGTTGCTGTGGGCCGCTCCCGCGCAACAGGCCTTTTCTGACTGGCAGGTGACCTGTAATAACCAGAATTTCTGCGTAGCGCGTAATACCGGTGAACACGGTGGGCTGGTGATGACCCTGAGCCGCAGCGCCGGCGCGCATACCGATGCTGTTTTGCGCCTCGACCTGGGGGGATTGACCGCGCCAGCCAATGAAGCGGACATTGCGCCACGACTGCTGCTGGACGGTAGACCGCTGGCGCTGAGCGCAGACCACTGGCGAATAACGCCGTGGCACCTGATGACAGATGATACAGCGACCATTGCAGAATTTCTGATGACGATTCAGGACGGGAAAGCGATCACCCTGCAAAAGGGCAATCAGACACTTTCGCTGGCCGGGCTGAAAGCGGCGCTCCTGTTTATCGACGCGCAGCAAAAGCGGGTGGGCAGTGAAACGGCGTGGATTGAAAAAGGTGACGATCCGCCGCTCAGCGTTCCGCCAGCCCCTGCGCTGAAAGGCGTGGCCGTTGTTAACCCGACGCCAACACCGCTCTCTCTCGACGAACGCAACGACCTTCTCGATTACGGTAACTGGCGAATGAACAGCATTCAGTGTTCACTCGATCCTTCACGCCGCGAAGTGCGGGTGACCGCCCTTACTGATGACAAAGCCTTGCTGATGATTGCCTGCGAAGCCGGGGCGTATAACACGATCGATCTGGCGTGGATCGTGTCGCGTAAAAAACCGTTGGCCTCACACGCTGTGCGGCTGCGTTTACCGTTCAACAGCGGCGCGGAAAGCAATGACATGGAGTTGATGAATGCCGTGTTTGATGAGAAGTCGCGCGAACTGGTCACCCTGGCAAAGGGGCGGGGACTAACGGACTGCGGCATCCAGACGCGCTGGCGTTTTGACGGCCAGCGTTTTCGTCTGGTGCGTTATGCCGAAGAGCCGAGTTGTGATGGCTGGCATGGGCCAGATGCCTGGCCCACCTTATGGATCACGCGTTAATTTTCTGTCGGATGGCGACTGCGTCTTATCCGACCTACGAAAAGCGATCTGTAGGCCGGATAAGACGCGTTAGCGTCGTCATCCGGCGTTGCATACATCAGGCGTTCAAAACCTTGTGTGCTTTCTCGACAATGTTCTCAACCGTAAAGCCGAAGTAAGGGAACAACTTCTCTGCCGGTGCAGATTCACCGTAACCGGTCATTCCGACAATCGCCCCTTTTAACCCCACATATTTGTACCAGTAATCGGCAATACCCGCTTCGACCGCGACGCGTGCGCTGACGTTCGACGGCAGAACCGACTCGCGGTATGCCTCGTCCTGGGCATCGAAAATATCCGTTGAGGGCAGGGAAACCACGCGGACATTACGCCCTTCACCGGTGAGTTTCTCCGCCGCCAGCAGGGTAATCTCCATTTCTGACCCGGTGGCGATCAGGATGATATCCGGCTTACCGCCGCCATCTTTCAGTACATACCCGCCGCGAGCGATCTCTTTCACCTGTTCCGGCGTGCGTTCAACCTGTGCCAGGTTCTGTCGTGACAGGATCAGCGCCGTTGGGCCATCATGGCGCTCGACTGCCAGCTTCCAGCCTACTGCCGCTTCAACCTGATCGCACGGTCGCCAGGTGCTGAAATTGGGCGTCAGACGCAGGCTAGCCAACTGTTCCACCGCCTGGTGCGTTGGGCCATCTTCCCCCAGACCGATGGAGTCATGGGTATACACCATAATTTGCCGCGCCTTCATCAGCGCCGCCATGCGCGCCGCATTACGCGCATATTCAACGAACATCAGGAAGGTGGCGGTATAGGGTACGAATCCGCCGTGATGGGCGATGCCATTGGCGATGGCGGTCATGCCAAATTCACGCACGCCATAGTGAATGTAATTGCCTGCAAGATCTTCTTTCAGTGAGGTCGAACCTTTCCAGATCGTCAGGTTGCTCGGCGCAAGATCCGCCGAACCGCCTAACAGTTCTGGCAGGAGCGGACCGTAGACGTTTAGGGCATTTTGCGATGCCTTGCGGGTGGCGATTTTGGCAGGATTGGCCTGAAGCTCATTGATATATTTCTGCGTGGTCTTTTCCCACGCTTCTGGCAAACCGCCCGTCATGCGGCGCGTGAACTCGGCGGCCAGCGCCGGATGCGCTTTCTGGTAAGCGGCGAACTTTTCATTCCAGTGTTGCTGGGCTTTCTCGCCTTTTTCACGGGCGTCCCAGGCGCGATAAATCTCTTTCGGGATCTCAAACGCCGGATGGTGCCAGCCCAGTTTTTGCCGCGTCAGCGCCACTTCTTCTTCACCCAGCGCTGCACCGTGGGATTCCTCTTTTCCCGCTTTGTTCGGCGAGCCAAAGCCGATCACTGTCCGGCAGATAATCAGCGAGGGTTTGTCCTTCACGCTCTGTGCTTCCTGAATCGCTTTTTTCACTGCTTCCGGGTCATGACCATCGATTTCGTGGACGACATGCCAGTGGTAGGCCTCAAAGCGTTTGGCCGTGTCATCGGTAAACCAGCCGTCGGTTTCACCATCAATGGAGATACCGTTGTGATCGTAAAAGCCGATTAGCTTGCCGAGTCCCAGCGTTCCCGCCAGCGAGCATACCTCATGCGAGATGCCTTCCATCAGGCAGCCGTCACCCATAAACACATACGTGAAATGATCGACAATCTCATGCTCCGGCTGGTTGAACTGCGCCGCCAGAGTGCGCTCGGCAATAGCTAAACCGACGGCGTTGGCCAACCCCTGACCCAGCGGTCCGGTTGTGGTTTCCACGCCTGGCGTATAGCCGATCTCCGGGTGCCCCGGCGTTCTGGAATGCAACTGGCGGAAGTTTTTCAGCTCTTCAATCGGCAGATCGTAACCTGTCAGGTGCAGCAAGCTATAGAGCAGCATTGAGGCATGACCGTTAGAGAGAATAAAACGGTCACGATCGTACCAGTGCGGATCGGTTGGGTTGTGGCGGAGAAAATCGTTCCACAGAACTTCGGCGATATCCGCCATTCCCATCGGCGCGCCGGGGTGGCCGGAATTGGCTTTCTGAACAGCG
The DNA window shown above is from Citrobacter farmeri and carries:
- a CDS encoding DUF1176 domain-containing protein — its product is MRYRVIFLFLLGLIPVRLLWAAPAQQAFSDWQVTCNNQNFCVARNTGEHGGLVMTLSRSAGAHTDAVLRLDLGGLTAPANEADIAPRLLLDGRPLALSADHWRITPWHLMTDDTATIAEFLMTIQDGKAITLQKGNQTLSLAGLKAALLFIDAQQKRVGSETAWIEKGDDPPLSVPPAPALKGVAVVNPTPTPLSLDERNDLLDYGNWRMNSIQCSLDPSRREVRVTALTDDKALLMIACEAGAYNTIDLAWIVSRKKPLASHAVRLRLPFNSGAESNDMELMNAVFDEKSRELVTLAKGRGLTDCGIQTRWRFDGQRFRLVRYAEEPSCDGWHGPDAWPTLWITR
- the tkt gene encoding transketolase gives rise to the protein MSRKDLANAIRALSMDAVQKANSGHPGAPMGMADIAEVLWNDFLRHNPTDPHWYDRDRFILSNGHASMLLYSLLHLTGYDLPIEELKNFRQLHSRTPGHPEIGYTPGVETTTGPLGQGLANAVGLAIAERTLAAQFNQPEHEIVDHFTYVFMGDGCLMEGISHEVCSLAGTLGLGKLIGFYDHNGISIDGETDGWFTDDTAKRFEAYHWHVVHEIDGHDPEAVKKAIQEAQSVKDKPSLIICRTVIGFGSPNKAGKEESHGAALGEEEVALTRQKLGWHHPAFEIPKEIYRAWDAREKGEKAQQHWNEKFAAYQKAHPALAAEFTRRMTGGLPEAWEKTTQKYINELQANPAKIATRKASQNALNVYGPLLPELLGGSADLAPSNLTIWKGSTSLKEDLAGNYIHYGVREFGMTAIANGIAHHGGFVPYTATFLMFVEYARNAARMAALMKARQIMVYTHDSIGLGEDGPTHQAVEQLASLRLTPNFSTWRPCDQVEAAVGWKLAVERHDGPTALILSRQNLAQVERTPEQVKEIARGGYVLKDGGGKPDIILIATGSEMEITLLAAEKLTGEGRNVRVVSLPSTDIFDAQDEAYRESVLPSNVSARVAVEAGIADYWYKYVGLKGAIVGMTGYGESAPAEKLFPYFGFTVENIVEKAHKVLNA
- the nudK gene encoding GDP-mannose pyrophosphatase NudK, whose translation is MSQKITLVKDKILSDNYFILRNITYDLTRANGEIIRHKREVYDRGNGATILLYNAEKKTVVLIRQFRVATWVNGNESGQLIETCAGLLDNDEPEACIRKEAIEETGYEVGEVRKLFELYMSPGGVTELIHFFIAEYSESQRANAGGGVEDEDIAVLELPFTQALEMIKTGEIRDGKTVLLLNYLQSSHLMD